The Methylobacterium currus genome contains a region encoding:
- a CDS encoding DUF1223 domain-containing protein: MMRAPSHRLLAGLVPACLGLLGPAARAEEASPRAVVELFTSQGCSACPPADRLVNELARDPGVIALTLPVTYWDYLGWKDTLASTSFTARQRAYAGMRGDRQVFTPQAVVNGAATVVGSDRAALERSIRDPGTAASLPVPIHSEAAQDRIVIEVGAGREAGRTAEVWLLPVARTREVAIGRGENRGRTVTYRNVVRGMHHVGSWRGASAHYEVPRAALAVADADSYVVVLQAENNGPGRILGAAKGPGL; encoded by the coding sequence ATGATGCGTGCCCCCTCCCACCGCCTGCTCGCCGGCCTGGTCCCGGCCTGCCTCGGCCTTCTCGGCCCGGCGGCGCGTGCCGAGGAGGCTTCGCCGCGGGCGGTGGTCGAGCTGTTCACGAGCCAGGGCTGCTCCGCCTGCCCGCCGGCGGACCGCCTGGTGAACGAGCTGGCGCGCGATCCGGGCGTGATCGCCCTGACCCTGCCGGTGACCTACTGGGACTATCTCGGCTGGAAGGACACGCTGGCCAGCACCTCGTTCACCGCGCGCCAGCGCGCCTATGCGGGCATGCGCGGAGACCGGCAGGTCTTCACCCCGCAGGCGGTGGTGAACGGCGCCGCGACGGTGGTCGGCTCCGACCGGGCGGCTCTGGAGCGCAGCATCCGCGATCCCGGCACCGCGGCGAGCCTGCCGGTGCCGATCCATAGCGAGGCCGCCCAGGACCGGATCGTGATCGAGGTCGGCGCAGGCCGCGAGGCCGGCCGCACCGCCGAAGTCTGGCTGCTGCCGGTCGCCCGCACCCGCGAGGTCGCGATCGGGCGCGGCGAGAATCGCGGCCGCACCGTCACCTACCGCAACGTGGTGCGGGGCATGCACCATGTCGGCTCCTGGCGCGGCGCGTCGGCCCATTACGAGGTGCCCCGTGCCGCGCTGGCGGTCGCCGATGCCGATTCCTACGTCGTGGTGCTCCAGGCCGAGAATAACGGGCCGGGGCGGATCCTCGGGGCTGCCAAGGGACCGGGCTTGTGA
- a CDS encoding lipid A biosynthesis lauroyl acyltransferase, with protein MLRLKLRLYRALSRLAGLPMVFLVRALFGLARRLGPARAAAAGAAIARAIGPRLPSHRTALKNLRQSFPEKSETEIAAIALGSWDNLGRTGAEYAHLAEIFDYDPSATTPGRIEVEGIEHFFGLRDDGKPGLIFSAHLGNWELPAICAARFGLEASAVFRPPNSPAAAQLVQEVRRATMGGLTAAGPGAAFAMQGVVERGGHLGMLVDQHFTRGVVVDFLGHPALVNPLLAKLARHYDCPVHGVRVIRLPGDRFRLELTPALDLPRDASGAVDVRGAMQAMSDVIAGWVREQPEQWLWMHRRWRPAMLPRAAAPAPATPLPQSQASS; from the coding sequence GTGCTGCGCCTGAAGCTGAGGCTCTACCGCGCCCTGTCCCGCCTCGCCGGCCTGCCGATGGTCTTCCTGGTGCGCGCCCTGTTCGGGCTGGCCCGCCGGCTCGGCCCGGCCCGTGCCGCGGCGGCGGGGGCGGCGATCGCCCGGGCGATCGGGCCCCGGCTGCCCTCGCACCGCACGGCGCTCAAGAACCTGCGCCAATCGTTCCCGGAGAAGAGCGAGACCGAGATCGCCGCCATCGCGCTCGGGTCCTGGGACAATCTCGGCCGCACCGGGGCCGAGTACGCCCATCTCGCCGAGATCTTCGACTACGATCCCTCCGCCACGACGCCGGGACGGATCGAGGTCGAGGGCATCGAGCATTTCTTCGGTTTGCGCGACGACGGCAAGCCGGGGCTGATCTTCTCGGCCCATCTCGGCAATTGGGAGCTGCCGGCGATCTGCGCCGCCCGCTTCGGCCTGGAGGCGAGCGCGGTCTTCCGCCCGCCGAACAGCCCGGCCGCGGCCCAGCTGGTGCAGGAGGTGCGCCGCGCCACGATGGGCGGCCTGACCGCGGCCGGGCCGGGCGCCGCCTTCGCGATGCAGGGGGTGGTGGAGCGCGGCGGCCATCTCGGCATGCTGGTCGACCAGCACTTCACCCGCGGCGTGGTGGTGGATTTCCTCGGGCATCCGGCCCTCGTCAACCCGCTGCTGGCCAAGCTCGCCCGGCACTACGATTGCCCGGTCCACGGGGTCCGGGTGATCCGGCTGCCGGGCGACCGGTTCCGCCTGGAGCTGACCCCCGCCCTCGACCTGCCGCGGGACGCGAGCGGGGCGGTCGACGTGCGGGGTGCCATGCAGGCGATGAGCGACGTGATCGCCGGGTGGGTGCGCGAGCAGCCCGAGCAGTGGCTGTGGATGCACCGGCGCTGGCGCCCGGCGATGCTGCCCCGTGCGGCCGCCCCGGCACCCGCCACCCCCCTCCCGCAGTCCCAGGCCTCAAGCTAA
- a CDS encoding zinc-binding dehydrogenase produces MKALQLFGDRDLRLIEVPDLDPPGPGEVQIRVRAVGLNFIDVWGFRGMAFAKRKLPLTVGAEAAGEIAALGEGVEGLSVGDKVAPYGALTCGRCRACREGRDNLCEEVGGVLGFHVDGFARDCVNLPARLVVRVPDAVSFTDAACAPVAFGTVQHMLFDNAKLEPGETILVHAGGSGIGTTAIKMAKAIGCTVFTTVGDDAKGEKAKALGADHVINYRTERFEGEVRKATKRKGVDVVFEHVGPETWNGSLLCLKRGGRLVTCGSTSGVSTTMNLMQLFQQQYRITGSFGCRIANIRDALAKMADGMNPVIDTVLPLADFAQGLERLESRKVFGKILVTL; encoded by the coding sequence ATGAAAGCCCTCCAGCTTTTCGGCGACCGCGACCTGCGCCTGATCGAGGTCCCGGACCTCGATCCCCCCGGCCCCGGCGAGGTGCAGATCCGGGTGCGCGCCGTGGGCCTCAACTTCATCGACGTGTGGGGCTTTCGCGGCATGGCCTTCGCCAAGCGCAAGCTGCCGCTCACCGTCGGGGCCGAGGCCGCCGGCGAGATCGCCGCGCTCGGCGAGGGCGTCGAGGGCTTGAGCGTCGGCGACAAGGTGGCGCCCTACGGCGCGCTCACCTGCGGCCGGTGCCGCGCCTGCCGCGAGGGCCGCGACAACCTCTGCGAGGAGGTCGGCGGGGTGCTCGGCTTCCACGTCGACGGCTTCGCCCGCGATTGCGTCAACCTGCCGGCGCGCCTCGTCGTGCGGGTGCCCGACGCCGTGAGCTTCACCGATGCGGCCTGCGCGCCGGTCGCCTTCGGCACGGTGCAGCACATGCTGTTCGACAACGCGAAGCTCGAGCCCGGCGAGACCATCCTGGTCCATGCCGGCGGCTCGGGCATCGGCACGACCGCGATCAAGATGGCGAAGGCGATCGGCTGCACGGTGTTCACCACCGTGGGCGACGACGCCAAGGGCGAGAAGGCGAAGGCCCTCGGGGCCGACCACGTCATCAACTACCGCACGGAGCGCTTCGAGGGCGAGGTGCGCAAGGCGACGAAGCGCAAGGGCGTCGACGTCGTCTTCGAGCATGTCGGGCCCGAGACCTGGAACGGCTCGCTGCTCTGCCTGAAGCGCGGCGGGCGCCTCGTCACCTGCGGGTCGACCTCCGGCGTCTCCACCACCATGAACCTGATGCAGCTTTTTCAGCAGCAATACCGCATCACCGGCTCGTTCGGCTGCCGCATCGCCAACATCCGCGACGCGCTCGCCAAGATGGCGGATGGGATGAACCCGGTGATCGACACCGTGCTGCCGCTGGCCGATTTCGCGCAAGGCTTGGAGCGGCTCGAGTCGCGCAAGGTGTTCGGCAAGATCCTCGTCACGCTGTGA